The following proteins are encoded in a genomic region of Sulfurimonas sp. HSL3-7:
- a CDS encoding DUF6172 family protein, which yields MKKIFHLQQENKNPDRLLESIKHEIRKYLKRERGKKLPEKAVFWDFDCRFGQNSEEAHGVLASEIITALDKAHTDKWEQCYVEIIARAAYKAEVETDESEKV from the coding sequence TTGAAAAAAATATTTCATCTGCAGCAAGAGAATAAAAATCCGGACCGTCTGCTTGAGTCAATAAAGCACGAGATCCGTAAATACCTTAAACGCGAACGCGGTAAAAAATTGCCAGAGAAGGCTGTTTTCTGGGATTTTGATTGTCGGTTTGGTCAAAACAGCGAAGAGGCGCATGGGGTATTGGCATCTGAGATCATTACGGCCCTGGACAAAGCGCATACCGACAAGTGGGAACAATGCTATGTTGAGATCATCGCCAGGGCAGCGTACAAAGCAGAGGTGGAAACGGACGAATCGGAAAAGGTGTAA
- a CDS encoding PGPGW domain-containing protein: protein MLDSLIQWIAEHHVLLTGIGFASTVLFIVTLFFLPWLVAQIPSDYFSHKRREPPQWKELHPLFRYIILILKNIIGLILLMAGFAMLLLPGQGWLTILLGLMLMDYPGKFQLERKIVSQPKLLRLINWLRVKQHQPPLLFES, encoded by the coding sequence ATGTTAGATAGTCTGATTCAATGGATTGCTGAACATCATGTGCTGCTGACCGGTATAGGTTTTGCTTCAACGGTGCTCTTTATCGTCACTCTTTTCTTTCTGCCTTGGCTTGTAGCACAGATCCCTTCTGACTACTTTTCCCACAAGCGGCGGGAACCGCCGCAATGGAAAGAACTGCACCCTCTCTTTCGTTATATTATCCTGATCTTAAAAAATATCATAGGCTTGATCCTTCTGATGGCAGGTTTTGCCATGCTGTTACTGCCGGGACAGGGCTGGCTGACCATTTTACTGGGGCTAATGCTGATGGATTATCCAGGCAAGTTCCAGTTGGAACGCAAGATCGTCAGTCAACCGAAGTTGTTGCGATTGATTAATTGGTTGCGCGTCAAACAGCACCAACCGCCGTTATTATTCGAATCTTAA
- the miaB gene encoding tRNA (N6-isopentenyl adenosine(37)-C2)-methylthiotransferase MiaB, with protein sequence MSKKLFIETLGCQMNVRDSEHMIAELNAKEGYELTQDSTEADLIIINTCSVRERPVHKLFSELGAFNKKKKEGAKIGVAGCTASHLGKDIIKRAPYVNFVLGARNVSKIGEVVNKDKAVETDINYDESDFAFKDFRSSPFKAFINISIGCDKSCTFCIVPKTRGDEISIPADLIVKEAQKAVKSGAKEIFLLGQNVNNYGRRFSGEHEKINFTELLRRVSAVYGVERIRFTSPHPLHMDDEFIEEFASNPKICKSMHVPLQSGSTELLKAMKRGYSQEWFLNRTGKLREMVPDVSISTDIIVGFPGESDADFDATMKVVREVEFEQIFSFIYSPRPLTEAAEYTNVVDPEVASERLKQLQTFQDTILDKIMQRQIGKIYDVYFEELRADGYVAGRSSNNFLVKVKGSEELLGKIADVKITKAARMHLEGELLA encoded by the coding sequence ATGTCAAAAAAGCTGTTTATTGAGACCCTTGGCTGTCAGATGAATGTTCGCGACAGCGAGCATATGATAGCCGAGTTGAATGCCAAAGAAGGGTATGAACTTACACAGGATTCTACCGAGGCTGATCTCATCATCATCAATACCTGTTCGGTCCGTGAACGTCCTGTCCATAAACTCTTCTCAGAACTCGGTGCTTTCAACAAAAAGAAAAAAGAGGGTGCAAAGATCGGTGTGGCCGGTTGTACCGCATCGCATCTCGGAAAAGATATCATCAAGCGCGCCCCTTATGTCAACTTTGTACTGGGTGCACGCAACGTCTCCAAGATCGGTGAAGTGGTTAACAAAGACAAAGCGGTCGAGACCGATATCAACTATGACGAGTCCGATTTCGCTTTTAAAGATTTCCGTTCTTCCCCTTTTAAAGCCTTTATCAATATCTCTATCGGATGTGACAAAAGCTGTACCTTCTGCATCGTACCGAAGACACGCGGTGATGAGATCTCTATTCCGGCCGACCTGATCGTCAAAGAGGCGCAAAAAGCTGTTAAAAGTGGTGCCAAAGAGATCTTTTTACTGGGTCAGAATGTCAACAATTACGGCCGCCGTTTTTCAGGCGAACACGAGAAGATCAACTTTACCGAGCTGCTGCGCCGTGTCAGTGCCGTCTATGGCGTGGAACGTATTCGTTTTACGTCGCCGCATCCGCTGCACATGGATGATGAGTTTATCGAAGAATTTGCATCCAACCCCAAGATCTGCAAGTCTATGCATGTACCGCTTCAGAGTGGCTCGACCGAGTTGCTCAAAGCGATGAAACGCGGTTACTCTCAGGAATGGTTTTTAAACCGTACGGGCAAACTTAGGGAGATGGTGCCCGATGTTAGTATCAGTACCGATATTATCGTCGGTTTCCCGGGCGAGAGCGACGCAGATTTTGATGCGACGATGAAGGTCGTACGTGAGGTGGAGTTTGAACAGATATTCAGCTTTATCTATTCACCCCGTCCGTTGACGGAAGCGGCGGAGTATACCAACGTGGTCGATCCTGAAGTCGCTTCGGAACGTCTGAAACAGCTGCAGACCTTTCAGGATACGATCCTTGACAAGATCATGCAGCGCCAGATCGGTAAGATCTATGACGTCTATTTTGAAGAGCTGCGTGCCGACGGCTACGTAGCCGGACGCAGCAGTAACAACTTCCTGGTCAAGGTAAAAGGTTCGGAAGAGCTGCTTGGCAAGATTGCCGATGTGAAGATAACCAAAGCTGCCAGAATGCACCTTGAAGGTGAGTTGCTTGCGTAA
- the nusA gene encoding transcription termination factor NusA, with translation MENVLDIIDALAHEKGLSPESVKGALKSAFIKTAQRLINPDFTYDAEIDEKTKSIRVYQTITVVDDEDDDHLYTEDGDVNQGYISLSRAREEVDPDVDVGDEFQIEHDIESHGRTAAMTLYREIEYHVQRLVEDELYNKYKEKIGTIVNGRVTRVDDKNNTYIEMDEVRAILPMKSRIKGEVFKVGDVIKAVVRRVNIDKVNGIQIELSRTSPKFLEGLLALEVPEIADEVVVIEKCARIPGERAKVALISMHPQVDPVGATVGVKGVRINAVSEELMGENIDCIEYTSVPELFIARVMSPAIISSVVIEGTPGDEENPPKAIVTLPSDQKSKAIGKSGINIRLASMLTGYTIELVEQAGGATAEETGKPEEKKEDISSLEALFG, from the coding sequence ATGGAAAATGTATTAGATATCATTGATGCACTCGCCCATGAAAAGGGGTTAAGCCCAGAGAGTGTCAAAGGTGCCCTTAAAAGTGCTTTTATCAAAACAGCACAACGTCTGATCAACCCGGATTTTACCTACGATGCAGAGATCGATGAAAAGACAAAAAGCATTCGTGTCTATCAGACTATCACTGTCGTGGATGATGAAGATGATGACCATCTTTATACAGAAGACGGCGATGTCAATCAGGGGTACATCTCGCTTTCACGTGCACGTGAAGAGGTCGATCCTGATGTTGATGTAGGCGATGAGTTCCAGATCGAACATGATATTGAAAGCCACGGCCGTACTGCGGCAATGACGCTTTATCGCGAGATCGAGTACCATGTACAGCGTCTTGTCGAAGATGAGCTCTACAATAAGTACAAAGAGAAGATCGGTACCATCGTCAATGGTCGCGTCACCCGTGTGGATGATAAAAACAACACCTATATCGAGATGGATGAAGTACGCGCGATACTCCCGATGAAAAGCCGTATCAAAGGCGAAGTCTTTAAAGTAGGCGATGTTATCAAAGCTGTTGTTCGCCGTGTAAACATTGACAAGGTCAACGGTATCCAGATCGAGCTCTCCCGCACCTCGCCTAAATTCCTTGAAGGTCTTCTAGCCCTTGAGGTGCCTGAGATCGCTGATGAAGTCGTGGTGATCGAAAAATGTGCCCGTATCCCCGGAGAACGCGCAAAAGTCGCACTTATCTCTATGCACCCGCAGGTCGATCCTGTCGGTGCGACTGTAGGGGTCAAAGGGGTCCGTATCAATGCTGTCAGTGAAGAGCTCATGGGCGAGAACATCGACTGTATCGAATACACAAGCGTCCCGGAACTTTTTATTGCACGCGTGATGAGTCCGGCGATCATCAGCTCTGTTGTCATCGAAGGCACGCCTGGTGATGAAGAGAACCCGCCTAAAGCCATCGTAACGCTGCCGTCGGACCAGAAATCCAAAGCGATCGGTAAAAGCGGTATCAATATCCGCCTTGCCTCTATGCTGACGGGTTATACTATCGAGCTTGTTGAACAGGCCGGCGGTGCGACAGCTGAGGAGACCGGCAAACCTGAAGAGAAAAAAGAAGACATCTCTTCACTCGAAGCACTTTTCGGTTAA
- a CDS encoding lysophospholipid acyltransferase family protein encodes MRKRLLRSLALFFLPPVGALFIRLFYYSSKRYFHLPEDVPQEPIIVACWHGDLFYLPYLYLKLRDKPNANVVISEHFDGQIIAKITRYFRIGTIHGSTTRGGAKVLIAAMKSLKNGIDIGITPDGPKGPRHEVADGIVVMAQKTNAKIITLSCVPKSYWQFKSWDRFTIPKPFTRLDFYASEALDVSGMELEEAKTLIKEKLLIHDY; translated from the coding sequence TTGCGTAAGCGTCTGCTTCGCTCACTGGCACTCTTTTTTCTACCGCCCGTCGGGGCACTTTTCATACGCCTTTTCTACTACAGTTCAAAACGATATTTTCATCTGCCCGAGGACGTTCCGCAAGAACCCATTATCGTCGCCTGCTGGCACGGAGACCTCTTTTATCTGCCTTACCTCTATCTGAAGTTGCGCGATAAGCCTAATGCCAATGTTGTGATCAGTGAACATTTTGACGGGCAGATCATTGCAAAGATCACCCGCTATTTCAGAATAGGCACCATTCACGGCTCTACGACGCGCGGCGGTGCCAAAGTCTTGATCGCGGCAATGAAGTCGCTTAAAAACGGTATCGATATCGGAATCACACCGGATGGCCCCAAAGGGCCGCGCCATGAAGTTGCTGACGGCATTGTTGTGATGGCGCAGAAGACAAATGCCAAGATCATTACTTTGTCGTGCGTCCCAAAGAGTTACTGGCAGTTTAAGAGTTGGGACCGTTTTACCATTCCCAAGCCGTTTACGCGTCTGGATTTTTATGCTTCTGAAGCCCTGGACGTCAGCGGCATGGAGCTGGAAGAGGCAAAAACGCTGATCAAAGAAAAACTGCTTATACACGACTATTAA
- a CDS encoding ABC transporter permease has protein sequence MKTGLIKLRYIILMLLLISLISFMAIHAAPNSFFGAGELNPNMTEEAIAQLKAVYGLDKPLHQQYIDWVVNLAHLNFGISFVTGADVSSEIAKRLPITLLINIVSLFLVLVISIYLGIKAALGHGSWLDSGIRQLSLISFAMPSFYLALLLMLFFSVELELLPIAGLHSVEPKEGIAYYSDMARHLILPIGVMVFVSLGSMIVYIRSLTLEILKSDYYYFARSRGLAESLLLRRYILRNLLPPVVTLLGLSLPGLIGGSVILETIFSIEGMGQLFYLSALSRDYPVIMGILIITAFLTLLGNMMADMLLLKLNPYAKRER, from the coding sequence ATGAAGACAGGTCTGATTAAACTACGTTATATCATCTTGATGCTGCTGTTGATCTCACTGATCTCTTTCATGGCCATTCATGCCGCACCGAACAGCTTTTTTGGAGCAGGGGAGCTGAACCCCAATATGACCGAAGAGGCCATTGCCCAGCTGAAAGCGGTTTACGGGCTGGACAAACCGCTTCACCAGCAGTACATCGACTGGGTTGTCAACCTTGCCCATCTTAATTTTGGTATTTCGTTCGTTACCGGGGCTGATGTAAGCAGCGAAATAGCAAAACGGTTGCCGATCACCCTTCTTATAAATATCGTCTCTCTCTTTCTGGTCCTGGTGATCTCTATCTATCTGGGTATCAAAGCGGCACTGGGTCATGGATCGTGGCTAGACTCTGGCATCCGACAGCTTTCACTGATCTCTTTTGCGATGCCGTCGTTTTATTTGGCACTGCTGCTGATGCTTTTCTTCAGTGTTGAGCTAGAACTCCTGCCGATCGCAGGCCTGCACTCGGTCGAACCGAAAGAGGGAATTGCCTATTATAGCGATATGGCGCGGCACCTTATTTTGCCGATCGGGGTGATGGTCTTCGTGAGTCTGGGCAGCATGATTGTCTATATCAGGTCGTTGACGCTGGAGATACTCAAGAGTGACTATTACTATTTTGCCCGTTCCCGCGGTCTGGCGGAGAGTCTACTTTTACGCCGCTATATTTTACGCAATCTCCTACCGCCGGTCGTAACGCTGCTCGGGCTTTCGCTTCCGGGGCTCATCGGCGGTAGTGTTATCCTGGAGACTATCTTTAGTATCGAAGGAATGGGACAGCTCTTTTACCTGAGTGCGCTGAGCCGTGATTATCCGGTGATCATGGGAATCCTGATAATTACTGCTTTTTTAACGCTTCTGGGCAATATGATGGCGGATATGTTGCTTTTGAAATTGAACCCGTATGCGAAACGGGAACGTTAG
- a CDS encoding hemolysin III family protein, with protein MDKKANEFSIVEEIWHAITHGVGLLLSIAGLAILVAYAALQGTALVVTSSAIFGATLIIMYGSSTLYHAITHAKAKRLFQQFDHASIYFLIAGSYTPISLITLGGMLGWTIFAINWTTAIFGIYLKFAYQDRFEKLSLILYLIMGWLIVVAAKPLIAAMDNGGLWLLVAGGLSYTFGIIFYIKDNKLYYHAIWHLFVLAGSIFHFFMVLIYII; from the coding sequence TTGGACAAAAAAGCGAATGAGTTTTCCATTGTTGAAGAGATATGGCACGCCATAACGCATGGCGTCGGTCTGCTTCTGAGCATAGCCGGTTTGGCAATATTGGTAGCCTATGCAGCCTTGCAGGGTACAGCTCTGGTCGTCACGAGTAGCGCTATCTTCGGTGCTACCCTGATAATCATGTACGGTTCATCCACACTTTATCATGCCATCACCCATGCGAAAGCTAAACGGCTGTTTCAGCAGTTCGACCATGCGTCCATCTACTTTTTAATCGCAGGTTCCTACACACCTATTTCGCTGATCACATTAGGGGGAATGTTGGGGTGGACTATTTTCGCCATCAATTGGACGACGGCGATTTTTGGTATCTATCTGAAATTTGCCTATCAAGACCGTTTTGAAAAACTTTCCCTGATCCTCTACCTGATCATGGGTTGGCTTATTGTGGTCGCTGCAAAACCGCTGATAGCTGCTATGGACAACGGCGGCCTCTGGCTGCTTGTCGCAGGCGGGCTCTCTTATACTTTTGGTATTATCTTCTATATCAAGGATAATAAGCTCTATTATCACGCGATATGGCACCTTTTTGTATTAGCCGGAAGTATCTTCCATTTCTTTATGGTGCTGATCTATATTATATAA
- a CDS encoding tyrosine-type recombinase/integrase: MKQSLDHYRKAFLIYLDKFRGYSDLTLKSYDESLKEAFSFLEVEEQGSHTTFNLMPYRLHIAHLKAKTISKKVSAMRSFCSYLNDQGEKVSLKADESIKVPASLPKPINDTHIQEALSQAPLNEKLVVILLYTLGLRISELVSLELKEISSKWVRVTGKGQKSRDIPLLSSTHALMQAYIDEMRPRRFLFESEQGQLSENSLRYLVTKCFKRIGLKVTPHQLRHSYATALLNNNARIADVSELLGHASMATTQIYTKLGSSLKMQNYLKAHPLCQDDDENS; this comes from the coding sequence ATGAAACAGAGCCTTGATCATTACCGGAAAGCGTTTTTGATCTACCTTGATAAATTTCGGGGCTACTCCGATCTTACGCTAAAAAGTTATGACGAATCGCTCAAAGAGGCCTTCTCTTTTTTGGAAGTCGAAGAGCAGGGGAGTCACACCACTTTCAATCTTATGCCTTATCGTCTCCATATCGCTCATCTTAAGGCCAAGACCATCTCCAAAAAGGTCTCTGCGATGCGCAGTTTTTGCAGTTACCTTAACGATCAGGGCGAGAAGGTCTCGCTCAAAGCGGATGAGAGTATCAAGGTGCCGGCTTCACTTCCCAAACCGATCAACGATACCCATATTCAAGAGGCCCTTTCACAGGCGCCGCTGAATGAGAAGCTGGTCGTCATACTGCTGTACACACTGGGACTCCGTATTTCAGAACTTGTCTCTCTAGAGTTGAAAGAGATCTCAAGCAAGTGGGTACGCGTAACGGGGAAGGGGCAAAAAAGCCGTGACATACCACTGCTTTCTTCGACCCATGCACTGATGCAGGCCTATATCGATGAAATGCGGCCGCGGCGCTTCCTCTTTGAGTCCGAACAAGGTCAATTAAGTGAAAATAGTCTAAGATATCTGGTAACAAAGTGTTTCAAACGCATTGGGCTTAAAGTCACGCCCCACCAATTGCGCCACTCCTATGCGACGGCACTGCTGAACAACAATGCGCGGATTGCTGATGTAAGTGAACTCTTGGGACATGCCTCGATGGCAACAACACAGATCTATACTAAACTCGGAAGCAGTTTGAAAATGCAAAACTATCTAAAAGCACACCCTTTGTGTCAGGATGATGATGAAAACTCTTGA
- the mqnP gene encoding menaquinone biosynthesis prenyltransferase MqnP encodes MQRMIQRLKYFNELVMFQHSIFSLPFIFIAMIVSAKGWFGFGLLFLGVLAAISARNFAMGLNRYADRAFDAKNPRTQNRPSVDGRLDAGSIMLFTVVNALIFIVVAYMINDLAFYLSVPMLIVLGSYSYFKRFSSMAHIVLGLSLALAPIAGSIAVEAAVPQWTILLSLGVLFWVAGFDLLYSLQDIDFDVKHGLHSIPSVYGAETTMQISAAFHVITILFWSMFVWIAELGSFAWAAVLLSAVMLGYEHYLVRKDFTKIDRAFFTINGYLGIVFLALIIIDRISF; translated from the coding sequence GTGCAACGAATGATACAGCGGCTTAAATATTTCAACGAGTTGGTGATGTTCCAACACTCTATCTTCTCCCTGCCCTTTATCTTTATTGCGATGATCGTATCAGCCAAGGGGTGGTTCGGTTTCGGGCTGCTCTTCCTGGGCGTTCTGGCCGCGATCAGTGCGCGAAATTTTGCGATGGGGCTGAACCGTTATGCCGACAGGGCGTTTGATGCCAAGAACCCGAGAACGCAAAACCGTCCGAGCGTGGACGGGCGCCTGGATGCAGGCTCGATCATGCTCTTCACGGTTGTCAATGCACTGATCTTCATAGTTGTTGCCTACATGATCAATGACCTGGCCTTTTACCTGAGTGTTCCGATGCTTATTGTCCTGGGTTCCTACTCCTATTTTAAACGTTTCAGCTCCATGGCGCACATCGTGCTGGGTCTCTCTCTCGCACTGGCACCGATCGCCGGTTCGATCGCTGTCGAAGCGGCCGTACCGCAATGGACAATACTACTGAGCCTGGGTGTGCTATTCTGGGTGGCCGGCTTTGACCTGCTCTACTCATTGCAGGATATCGACTTTGACGTCAAGCACGGGCTGCACTCCATCCCCTCGGTCTACGGTGCCGAAACGACGATGCAGATCTCGGCGGCCTTTCATGTGATCACGATTCTTTTCTGGTCCATGTTTGTCTGGATTGCAGAACTGGGGAGCTTTGCCTGGGCAGCGGTCCTTTTGAGCGCAGTGATGCTCGGTTATGAACATTACCTGGTCCGAAAAGATTTCACCAAGATCGACCGCGCTTTTTTTACGATCAACGGGTACCTCGGTATCGTCTTCCTGGCCCTCATAATTATTGATAGGATATCCTTCTAA
- a CDS encoding diguanylate cyclase, with amino-acid sequence MKSFFLVISVLLLTPLLLQAEKLEKVSLQLQWLDQFQFAGYYIAKEKGFYEEVGLDVELLAFNDTLSPVDAVVSQKATYGIGRSSLIIDKSKGKDIVLMASIFQSSPVVLLATKESNITTIKDFAGKRIMMTTDAASEVAMQAMAYRNGVSIDNMILQKHSFDVDDLINKKTDLMASYLSNEPFLLQEKKVEYTIFDPKDSGFDFYSDILFTTENEVRDHRQRALDFRSASLKGWAYAFDHIDETVALILEKYNTQHKSREALTFEANTLKRLAYYDGAEIGQIDLRKIEKIYDFYNVMGLLGHKIDFDTFVLHEESGKRALLLTDEEKKYLKGKKVISVCVDPNWMPFEEIKKGKYIGMSADYMRIIESKIKTPIRLVPTKSWNESIAYVKARKCDILSLVMETPERKKYLNFTPPYLIVPLVIATTTDKFFITDLEEVSGEKVGVVKGYALAQVLKTKYPSIQLVEVENIEDGLKAVAHGELFGFIDNLTTIGYQMQKEYIGTLKIAGRIDQNWELGIGVRNDDPMLLEILNKAIGSIDDKTKQTVLNQWMSIRYDRGFDYTLLWKILGIVGVILLLIAYRYRIIKEHNNKLLALNRELETLSITDTLTKLYNRRYLDTRMQEAIDLFRRYQTPFSLVLMDIDNFKDINDTHGHAKGDVVLQKIAEILSLHSRSNDIVGRWGGEEFLIICPLSTIENARHLAEKMCEAIENEKFDPGISVTASFGVTAFTENDTGDSIIAKVDQALYRAKAEGKNRVSVS; translated from the coding sequence TTGAAATCGTTTTTTTTGGTGATATCCGTATTATTGTTGACACCATTGCTGTTGCAAGCCGAAAAGCTGGAGAAAGTCTCATTACAGCTTCAATGGCTTGATCAGTTTCAGTTCGCGGGATATTATATCGCCAAAGAGAAAGGTTTTTATGAAGAGGTCGGACTTGACGTCGAGTTATTGGCATTTAACGATACGCTTAGTCCGGTTGATGCCGTAGTCAGTCAAAAAGCGACGTATGGTATCGGCAGATCGTCTTTGATCATCGACAAAAGCAAGGGCAAAGATATTGTGCTTATGGCGTCTATCTTCCAGTCTTCTCCCGTGGTGCTGCTGGCTACCAAAGAGTCCAATATTACAACGATAAAAGATTTCGCCGGTAAACGGATCATGATGACGACGGATGCTGCGTCAGAGGTGGCTATGCAGGCCATGGCATATCGAAACGGTGTTTCGATAGACAATATGATCCTACAAAAACACTCTTTTGATGTTGATGACCTGATCAATAAAAAAACCGATCTGATGGCTTCATACCTGTCAAATGAACCGTTTCTGCTCCAAGAGAAAAAGGTAGAGTACACCATCTTCGATCCCAAAGACTCCGGGTTTGATTTTTATAGCGATATTCTCTTTACAACAGAAAATGAAGTTAGAGATCATCGCCAAAGAGCATTGGATTTCAGAAGCGCATCCTTAAAGGGGTGGGCATATGCTTTTGATCATATTGATGAGACTGTAGCCCTAATATTAGAAAAATACAATACGCAACATAAATCCAGAGAGGCCCTGACTTTCGAGGCAAATACATTAAAAAGACTGGCGTACTACGATGGTGCCGAGATCGGCCAAATAGACCTGCGCAAGATAGAAAAGATCTATGATTTTTATAATGTTATGGGCCTGCTTGGACATAAAATCGATTTTGATACATTTGTTTTGCATGAGGAAAGTGGTAAAAGAGCCCTTTTATTGACCGATGAAGAGAAAAAATATCTGAAGGGTAAAAAAGTGATCAGCGTCTGTGTCGATCCCAACTGGATGCCCTTTGAAGAGATCAAAAAGGGCAAGTATATCGGAATGAGCGCCGATTATATGCGGATCATCGAATCCAAAATAAAAACACCTATCAGGCTGGTGCCCACTAAAAGCTGGAACGAATCGATCGCTTATGTCAAAGCCCGCAAGTGCGATATTCTTTCTCTTGTGATGGAGACGCCGGAGCGCAAAAAGTACTTGAACTTTACACCACCCTATCTGATCGTCCCGCTTGTCATAGCGACAACGACGGACAAGTTCTTTATAACGGACCTCGAAGAGGTGTCGGGTGAAAAGGTCGGCGTCGTGAAAGGCTATGCATTGGCGCAGGTGCTTAAGACAAAGTACCCGTCTATCCAGCTGGTCGAGGTTGAAAATATTGAAGATGGTCTCAAAGCGGTGGCCCACGGGGAGTTATTCGGTTTTATCGATAACCTGACAACCATAGGATACCAGATGCAAAAAGAGTATATCGGTACCCTTAAGATCGCAGGACGTATCGACCAAAACTGGGAACTTGGTATCGGTGTGCGAAATGATGACCCGATGTTGCTCGAGATCTTGAATAAAGCCATCGGCAGTATTGATGATAAAACAAAACAGACGGTTCTGAACCAGTGGATGAGCATTCGCTATGACCGGGGGTTTGATTATACGCTATTATGGAAGATACTGGGTATCGTCGGGGTGATTCTGTTATTGATAGCCTATCGGTATCGCATCATCAAAGAACACAATAATAAGCTCTTGGCACTCAACAGGGAGTTGGAAACACTCTCAATAACGGATACGCTGACAAAACTCTACAACAGGCGTTATTTGGATACTAGAATGCAGGAAGCTATTGATCTTTTTCGGCGATATCAAACACCCTTTTCCCTTGTTCTGATGGATATTGATAATTTTAAAGATATAAATGATACGCACGGTCATGCCAAGGGTGACGTTGTTTTACAGAAGATAGCGGAAATCTTATCTTTACACTCAAGATCAAATGACATTGTCGGAAGGTGGGGTGGTGAAGAGTTTTTGATTATATGTCCTCTCAGTACGATAGAGAACGCTCGGCATTTGGCTGAAAAAATGTGTGAGGCGATTGAAAATGAAAAATTTGATCCGGGTATTTCTGTGACGGCAAGTTTTGGCGTAACCGCGTTTACCGAGAATGACACGGGAGACTCTATTATTGCTAAAGTCGATCAAGCACTCTACCGGGCAAAGGCGGAGGGGAAAAACAGAGTTTCCGTTTCCTGA
- a CDS encoding HP0268 family nuclease produces the protein MELKIARTDVTSKPKKIDVKKIEDMVKKEGTVILYFDRDNSHKDLLSLQDHFENEGKSFYMREVRYGLADNEYMYEVHIL, from the coding sequence ATGGAGCTTAAAATCGCACGTACGGATGTTACGTCAAAACCAAAAAAGATTGATGTGAAAAAGATAGAGGATATGGTCAAAAAAGAGGGGACGGTCATTCTCTATTTTGATCGTGACAACTCACATAAAGACCTTCTCTCTCTTCAGGACCATTTTGAAAATGAGGGTAAAAGCTTTTATATGCGCGAGGTGCGTTACGGCCTTGCAGACAATGAATATATGTACGAAGTACACATCTTATAA
- a CDS encoding rhodanese-like domain-containing protein, whose product MKNLHSKLEQYAKQCDEVFLSEHLKSLIDEANKNIEQIQPEDLYVLAKDIILLDVREPEEFASGYINAHTVLTIPRGKLEFLAIEKVAKQFGQDVQIVTYCLKGARGSLAALQLQKMGFTNVKNLDGGILKWLQKGNTIHSYLGEISLA is encoded by the coding sequence ATGAAAAACCTCCACAGTAAACTGGAACAGTATGCAAAACAGTGTGATGAAGTCTTTCTCTCGGAACATTTAAAAAGTTTGATAGATGAGGCGAATAAGAATATTGAACAGATCCAACCGGAAGATCTCTATGTTCTTGCGAAAGATATCATCTTGCTGGATGTAAGGGAACCCGAAGAGTTTGCATCTGGCTATATCAATGCGCATACCGTTTTAACGATTCCGCGAGGCAAACTTGAGTTTCTTGCCATTGAAAAGGTCGCCAAACAGTTTGGGCAGGATGTGCAGATCGTGACCTATTGTCTGAAAGGTGCCCGGGGATCGCTCGCTGCTCTGCAGCTGCAGAAAATGGGTTTCACCAATGTAAAAAATTTAGACGGCGGTATCTTGAAGTGGCTTCAAAAAGGCAATACCATCCACAGTTACCTGGGTGAGATATCGTTGGCTTAG